The Rhizoctonia solani chromosome 4, complete sequence genome contains a region encoding:
- a CDS encoding import inner membrane translocase subunit TIM10 — protein sequence MSMFGIGGGNRAGSPSGSINPAQIEMATAELDMITDVFNRLVSSCHSKCISTRYTEPDLNKGESVCIDRCVAKFFEVNRKVGEKLQNMGQSAAGAGSGSSFGF from the exons ATGTCTATGTTTGGAATTGGAGGCGGAAATAGGGCTGGCTCGCCCTCGGGCTCGATTAATCCCGCCCAGATTGAAATGGCAACCGCAGAACTTGACATGATCACAGATGTTTTCAACCGACTTGTATC ATCATGTCACTCCAAATGCATTAGTACCCGTTATACCGAACCTGATCTGAACAAGGGGGAGAGCGTGTGCATCGACCGTTGTGTTGCCAAATTCTTCGAAGTAAATCGCAAGGTTGGGGAGAAGCTACAAAATATGGGGCAAAGTGCTGCAGGAGCAGGATCAGGATCTTCATTCGGGTTCTGA
- a CDS encoding reprolysin family zinc metalloprotease, whose protein sequence is MWYGIQSLYVLLVLAGAVSGSSAPPRPLKRLAHPSTLALEILPRTPVAHGTLFTRSLESPTLRHTDSLRLTLAAFGRKHRLHLRPNHHLIHPAARVNYYASDGSISRTEPLLRSSVLVYEGEVIDEAYSAHRLREDAAGGVSRPWDEPPVGELGWARIMVHSQGNPEQGIAPVYEGAFSVLGETYHILTRDNYIRTRGPLDLHPDRLAAVNELDGGLVIFRDSDVERPPLTESSTCSHDGLGFNTEDDHPVLQTGKQLPPSLDHTSPWYDPFGFLEPVPKMGMLSKRDDVAGSNSTSNFVDQIGNTAGCSKTQKLVYMGVAADCEYTTQAGGSQAATTRILNNWNTASSLYKTTFNMSLGIVELAIQDSTCPTGSANPAWNVQCTSSVTLNDRLSLFSAWRGERGGASGSGAGNSAGLWHLMSGCPTGTEVGVAWLGQVCNTRSSGSQGNVVSGTAVSTAGRTEWQVVAHEIGHNFGAIHDCTTGCTGTSACCPRSSTTCDSGSQFIMSPVSSSGEVAFSPCSIGNICSVLAGSVDSSCLQEADTAAQTISLQMCGNGIVEAGEDCDPGVGTNSTCCDSTTCKFRPSAVCDPSSSSCCTDSCQFAPSTQVCRPSRDATCDKAEMCSGSSASCPSDQVTENGTSCGSGSLACANGICTSPDLQCQTAGVSLNLTRACPSRNDRSCQVSCQDPRAFNQCVVLQTNLVDGSPCGYGGTCNNGSCQSGSALDTAKAWYTSNLQISIPVTVVVGIIVLLILWGCLRWVPPATGNPAGWNSGAGWNRGAAGTTFNAPAESTAEFRRRPRTVDQGPIKLGRRSDVQWSKLS, encoded by the exons ATGTGGTACGGGATACAGTCACTATACGTCCTGTTGGTGTTGGCGGGTGCGGTATCTG GATCGAGTGCACCTCCTCGACCGCTGAAACGACTTGCGCATCCCTCGACACTTGCTCTTGAGATTCTTCCGCGCACACCAGTCGCCCACGGAACACTCTTCACTCGCTCGCTCGAATCCCCTACATTGCGACATACAGACTCATTGCGATTGACGCTCGCCGCCTTTGGCCGCAAACACCGCCTCCATCTCCGACCCAATCACCATCTGATCCACCCTGCTGCCCGAGTCAACTACTATGCATCTGATGGCTCTATCTCTCGCACCGAGCCACTACTGAGGTCTTCTGTGTTGGTCTATGAGGGAGAGGTCATCGACGAAGCGTACTCGGCACATCGACTTCGGGAAGACGCTGCCGGCGGAGTGTCACGGCCATGGGATGAGCCCCCGGTGGGTGAACTGGGATGGGCTAGGATCATGGTCCACTCGCAGGGAAACCCCGAACAGGGCATTGCTCCCGTCTACGAAGGCGCTTTCTCCGTCCTCGGCGAGACATACCACATCCTCACCCGCGACAACTACATCCGCACCCGCGGGCCCCTCGACTTGCACCCCGACCGCCTCGCTGCCGTAAACGAGCTCGACGGAGGCTTGGTCATCTTTCGAGACTCCGATGTCGAACGGCCCCCCCTTACGGAATCTTCAACGTGTTCCCATGACGGGCTTGGCTTCAACACCGAGGACGATCATCCCGTTCTCCAGACGGGCAAGCAGCTCCCTCCCTCCCTCGACCACACTTCCCCATGGTATGATCCCTTTGGCTTCCTCGAGCCTGTCCCAAAGATGGGTATGCTCTCCAAGCGAGACGACGTCGCGGGGTCCAATTCCACGTCAAA TTTTGTCGACCAGATCGGCAATACTGCTGGGTGCTCCAAGACCCAAAAGCTCGTCTACATGGGTGTCGCTGCCGATTGCGAATATACAACCCAGGCCGGAGGTTCTCAAGCTGCTACCACTCGCATCCTGAACAATTGGAATACTGCCAGTTCCCTCTACAAG ACTACATTTAATATGTCGCTCGGCATAGTCGAACTCGCCATCCAAGATTCCACCTGCCCGACCGGCTCGGCCAACCCAGCATGGAACGTCCAATGCACGAGCAGCGTAACCCTCAACGACCGCCTGTCTCTCTTCTCAGCCTGGCGTGGTGAGCGCGGCGGCGCTTCCGGTTCCGGCGCAGGCAACTCGGCCGGGCTGTGGCATCTCATGTCCGGCTGCCCGACCGGTACCGAAGTCGGCGTCGCGTGGTTGGGCCAGGTGTGCAATACGCGGTCGAGCGGTAGCCAGGGGAACGTCGTGAGTGGGACGGCTGTGAGTACTGCCGGGCGCACCGAGTGGCAGGTTGTTGCGCATGAGATTGGGCATAATTTTGGTGCGATTCATGAT TGTACTACTGGATGCACCGGGACTTCTGCTTGTTGTCCTCGTTCGAGCACTACATGCGACTCGGGCTCGCAGTTTATCATGAGCCCCGTGTCAAGTTCGGGAGAGGTAGCATTCAGCCCCTGTTCCATTGGAAACATTT GCTCGGTTCTCGCTGGTTCGGTCGACTCGTCGTGTCTCCAAGAGGCGGACACAGCTGCCCAGACCATCTCTCTCCAGATGTGCGGAAACGGAATCGTCGAAGCAGGCGAAG ACTGTGACCCAGGCGTAGGCACAAACTCGACCTGCTGCGACAGCACGACCTGCAAATTCCGGCCCAGCGCCGTGTGCGACCCCAGCTCGAGCTCGTGCTGCACCGACTCTTGCCAATTCGCGCCCTCGACCCAGGTGTGCCGCCCGTCCCGGGACGCGACGTGCGACAAGGCCGAGATGTGCTCGGGCTCGTCGGCGAGCTGTCCGTCGGACCAGGTCACCGAGAACGGAACTTCGTGCGGGAGCGGGAGTTTGGCGTGTGCGAATGGGATATGCACGTCTCCTGACT TGCAATGTCAGACTGCGGGCGTGTCGTTGAACTTGACTCGGGCGTGTCCTTCTAGGAACGATAGGAGTTGCCAAGTCTCGTGTCAGGATCCGCGAGCATTTAACCAGTGTGTGGTCCTCCAGACCAACTTGGTCGATGGGTCTCCATGCG GATACGGCGGAACATGCAACAACGGAAGCTGCCAATCCGGCTCGGCGCTCGACACGGCCAAAGCATGGTACACGTCCAACCTCCAAATCTCGATCCCCGTCACTGTCGTCGTCGGCATCATCGTCTTGCTCATTCTCTGGGGATGCTTGCG CTGGGTCCCTCCTGCGACTGGGAATCCCGCTGGGTGGAATTCGGGTGCTGGGTGGAACAGAGGGGCTGCTGG CACCACCTTCAACGCACCAGCCGAATCAACGGCCGAGTTCAGGAGACGGCCACGCACGGTTGACCAGGGCCCGATCAAACTGGGTCGACGATCAGATGTACAATGGTCCAAACTATCGTAG
- a CDS encoding thiosulfate sulfurtransferase — protein MQQQLLFAPKDAHAASGAIFVDSTWFMPGTPRSAYEEWKQRRIPGARFLDLDTVASQHPLGLKHMMPSGEVFAKACEEMGIEPSSQVILYDTHGVFSSPRALYMFKSFGHEKAGILDGGLPRWEAEGLPIETAEPSAKVQSTKYTIPKLNESAVRSYEQIVANAKLDPSSAPAAELVLDARPYGRFTGEQPEPRPGLSSGHIPHAHSLPFSTLLEKHESGKGYTTVLPRDQLKAVFDKAVGDNGRGRSIVASCGSGMTAGTIWLAGQLLDTPVAIYDESWTGYAMRPESVIVKGDK, from the exons ATGCAACAGCAATTACTTTTCGCTCCCAAAGACGCTCATGCAGCATCTGGTGCGATCTTTGTCGACTCGACGTGGTTTATGCCAGGTACTCCACGGTCTGCATATGAGGAATGGAAGCAACGTAGGATCCCCGGGGCAAGGTTCCTCGATCTAGACACCGTCGCCTCACAGCACCCGCTCGGACTAAAGCATATGATGCCCAGTGGCGAAGTATTCGCCAAAGCTTGCG AGGAAATGGGTATCGAACCCAGCTCACAAGTAATTCT TTACGACACCCACGGCGTATTCTCCTCTCCACGCGCACTGTACATGTTCAAG AGCTTCGGCCACGAAAAAGCAGGCATCCTGGATGGTGGGCTGCCTCGCTGGGAAGCCGAAGGTCTGCCTATCGAAACGGCCGAACCGAGCGCCAAGGTCCAGTCTACGAAGTATACCATACCCAAGCTGAACGAATCCGCGGTCCGAT CATACGAGCAAATCGTGGCCAACGCCAAGCTCGATCCTTCCTCTGCACCCGCTGCGGAACTCGTTTTGGATGCACGGCCTTATGGAAG ATTCACGGGCGAACAGCCCGAACCACGCCCAGGTCTATCGTCAGGCCATATACCGCATGCGCACTCGCTCCCATTTAGCACCCTGCTCGAAAAACACGAATCAGGAAAGGGCTATACGACCGTCTTGCCGCGCGATCAGCTGAAAGCAGTATTCGACAAGGCGGTCGGGGACAACGGCCGCGGTCGATCGATTGTTGCG AGTTGTGGTTCGGGTATGACCGCGGGTACGATTTGGTTGGCTGGTCAATTGCTGGATACGCCTGTCGCCATCTATGACGAG TCTTGGACAGGATACGCAATGCGTCCCGAGAGCGTCATCGTCAAGGGCGACAAATGA
- a CDS encoding V-type H+-transporting ATPase subunit C, with product MPSDQSSWLIAVPNDGDAEGLYQELSGKLETQKALSRSNLGEFKVPELKTGTLDLLITLSEELPKHDSNATSTVGKIVDTLRNLLNNDPSRLAQHTLVEEKTCDDYLLKNWKWNSGKYNTERSLRDTVDALVKESTSIDNVMKTKLSSYNLAKGALTQMQRKKTGNLSVRSLIDVVKREHVIPESEYMETVFVAVPKNLVKQWNSTYERLAGMVVPRSSKLIQADDEYSLFSVVIFTKVRQEFSNKCRENKFIIREFDFNEEEIEKQREELQMADLSEKELWTELLRLARTNFSEAFQVLVHIKVVRLFVESVLRYGLPASYTGIIVKPEPKTTKRTLDVLASHFAYLGSKSRSRDKKSGNADEDYVGEYQTLMEQEIFDYVLFEVPWVV from the exons ATGCCATCTGACCAAAGTTCGTGGCTCATTGCGGTTCCTAACGACGGTGACGCCGAGGGTTTGTATCAGGAGCTTTCTGGAAAGCTCGAAACTCAAAAGGCACTCTCGCGAAGCAATCTGGGCGAGTTCAAGGTCCCAGAGTTGAAG ACAGGGACATTAGACTTATTGATCACTCTTTCTGAAGAACTTCCTAAACATGATTCTAATGCTACTTCGACGGTTGGCAAGATTGTCGACACTCTCCGCAATCTTCTAAACAATGACCCTTCACGGCTCGCGCAACACACGCTAGTCGAAGAGAAGACTTGTGATGATTATTTACTCAAGAACTGGAAATGGAACTCTGGAAAGTATAACACTGAAAGGAGCCTACGCGACACTGTTGATGCATTGGTCAAG GAAAGCACATCTATAGACAATGTAATGAAAACCAAACTCAGTAGCTACAATCTTGCGAAAGGTGCACTGACTCAAATGCAACGCAAGAAGAC CGGGAACCTCTCAGTGAGGTCTCTCATTGATGTTGTAAAGCGTGAGCATGTCATTCCCGAATCAGAGTACATGGAGACCGTGTTTGTTGCCGTACCAAA GAATTTGGTAAAGCAGTGGAATTCTACATATGAACGCTTGGCTGGGATGGTAGTTCCTAGATCCTCAAA ATTGATTCAAGCGGACGATGAGTATTCCTTGTTTTCGGTCGTAATCTTTACCAAGGTCAGGCAAGAATTTTCGAATAAATGTCGGGAGAACAA ATTCATTATCCGCGAGTTTGATTTCAACGAGGAGGAAATAGAGAAACAGCGCGAGGAACTTCAGATGGCTGATCTTTCAGAGAAAGAGCTCTGG ACTGAATTGCTACGACTCGCCCGGACCAATTTCTCCGAGGCGTTCCAAGTCTTGGTCCATATCAAGGTCGTTCGCTTGTTTGTAGAGAGCGTGTTGAGATACGGATTACCTGCAAGCTACACCGGGATTATTGTCAAG CCAGAACCAAAGACTACTAAGCGTACACTGGACGTACTTGCAAGCCATTTTGCCTACCTTGGTTCCAAATCGAGAAGCCGCGACAAGAAATCGGGCAATGCGGATGAAGACTATGTTGGAGAGTATCAGACACTCATGGAGCAGGAGATCTTTGACTACGTGCTGTTCGAG GTCCCATGGGTTGTGTGA
- a CDS encoding aspartyl protease: protein MGTRSCSLFLITVALTALGVTHAKAGFEGFEGHWKRSSPGGPSTFVVPLAVDKTGIYHSAVRMGSDNQQFNFSLSGSTGYTVVAGDACNACGDQNPLYSSSNSSSFQSMDERIDVTVDGVNQVFGNMVKENCGLKQANGNWWQYKNQTVLVAGSVNDGTRDIFNAEVSGVLGLAPTTKLHTFGDTVLGAWLQRNLDAESVSVGFALKRPDILNATAGGNNSTLTNSTTPGAGEMHMLAPDSSSYYGELSTVPIVSYASSGGSTTGNGGGQQMQAAGWVTNLEEWTFSNPNGERVNGGKGAHAAVDPWYSSIIMPRKESESIFSKIPGSRLMSTPNDPQQSWHIPCSTHINLTISIAGIDFIIDPQDLISQAQDLAAGNNVEKRQGAMCECAVQGWTDPSVPGYMLGNSFMRNAYIVYNVAQPNGSQQNSIGFGRRFPFQHPSREQSQRARTIGIVVGSIAGVIIILGGGALAWLWRRSQQKSHRAPSEEFMSGNPERFNYGGFRTASSGFLGRGVPITPGVIFNARRGSDPEAHPLMQTPPTTSSPPRDGVPPKTFAQQQGPVTVHVEDADRAQGLDMPAHQVYLDRLAQRAQFRWSGSGFEQGYARVNDQEMDVHAFGDHARVYSDESEQNPNSQQRYDPPPGPATSSSWNHPYHPPASSAGNRVSMAVEPLAKPAEVVLKEEPNQNKE, encoded by the exons ATGGGGACGCGCTCATGCTCGCTATTTCTTATCACTGTAGCTCTCACGGCTCTGGGAGTAACTCACGCGAAGGCAGGATTCGAAGGATTCGAAGGTCATTGGAAACGTTCATCGCCAGGTGGTCCTTCAACATTTGTGGTTCCCTTGGCGGTGGACAAGACAGGAATATATCATTCCGCCGTTCGTATG GGGTCCGACAACCAACAGTTCAACTTTTCATTATCGGGTTCGACTGGTTACACCGTAGTCGCAGGGGATGCGTGTAATGCATGTGGAGATCAAAACCCTCT ATATTCATCAAGTAACTCATCATCATTCCAATCGATGGACGAACGCATTGATGTTACAGTGGATGGTGTAAATCAAGTGTTTGGTAATATGGTCAAGGAGAATTGTGGTTTGAAGCAAGCCAATGGCAATTGGTGGCAATACAAGAACCAG ACTGTCCTTGTTGCGGGAAGCGTGAATGATGGGACGCGCGACATATTCAACGCAGAAGTCAGTGGCGTTCTGGGGCTTGCTCCCACTACCAAACTCCACACTTTCGGCGATACTGTCTTGGGCGCTTGGCTTCAACGAAATCTTGACGCAGAGAGTGTTTCTGTCGGGTTTGCTCTCAAACGACCAGATATTCTCAATGCTACCGCGGGTGGAAATAACTCTACTCTAACAAATTCCACAACACCTGGTGCAGGGGAGATGCACATGCTTGCGCCCGATTCTTCCTCGTACTATGGGGAGCTTTCCACAGTTCCGATAGTATCATACGCTTCTTCAGGAGGATCAACGACCGGGAACGGTGGCGGACAACAAATGCAAGCCGCAGGCTGGGTGACAAACTTGGAGGAATGGACTTTTTCAAATCCTAACGGGGAGCGAGTGAACGGTGGAAAAGGCGCTCATGCAGCTGTCGACCCATGGTATAGCTCGATTATCATGCCTAGAAAGGAAAGCGAGAGTATAT TTTCCAAAATTCCGGGATCACGGCTCATGTCAACCCCTAACGATCCACAGCAGTCATGGCATATCCCTTGCAGCACACACATTAACCTAACAATATCTATCGCTGGGATAGACTTTATTATCGATCCCCAGGATTTGATTTCACAAGCTCAGGACTTGGCCGCTGGAAACAACGTCGAAAAGAGGCAGGGCGCAATGTGTGAATGTGCAGTTCAAGGTTGGACGGATCCAAGTGTCCCTGGATATATGCTCGGTAACTCTTTTATGCGGAACGCTTACAT TGTGTATAACGTTGCTCAGCCGAATGGCTCCCAGCAGAACAGCATCGGTTTCGGTAGACGCTTTCCTTTCCAACACCCCTCCAGAGAGCAATCTCAGCGTGCTCGGACTATTGGCATTGTTGTCGGAAGTATAGCTGGTGTTATTATTATCCTTGGTGGAGGGGCGCTCGCATGGTTGTGGAGGCGCAGTCAACAAAAGTCACACCGTGCGCCGAGTGAAGAATTCATGAGTGGCAATCCTGAGCGATTCAACTATGGTGGCTTCCGGACAGCCAGCAGCGGATTCTTGGGAAGAGGTGTGCCGATTACGCCGGGGGTCATTTTCAACGCACGCCGCGGTTCAGACCCAGAAGCACATCCCTTGATGCAGACACCTCCTACAACATCCTCTCCGCCTCGTGATGGCGTACCACCCAAGACATTTGCACAACAACAAGGTCCCGTAACGGTACATGTCGAAGATGCGGATCGAGCCCAAGGCCTTGACATGCCCGCTCACCAAGTATACCTCGACCGCCTTGCCCAGCGCGCGCAGTTTCGTTGGTCTGGTTCGGGATTCGAACAGGGCTATGCACGGGTCAATGACCAAGAGATGGATGTGCATGCGTTTGGTGATCATGCAAGGGTGTACTCCGATGAATCAGAACAAAATCCCAATTCTCAGCAACGATACGACCCACCCCCGGGGCCCGCTACGTCATCTAGTTGGAATCATCCCTATCACCCGCCGGCATCATCAGCAGGCAACCGTGTGTCTATGGCAGTTGAGCCATTAGCAAAACCAGCCGAGGTGGTGCTCAAAGAAGAGCCGAACCAGAATAAAGAGTGA